A window of Lacibacter sediminis contains these coding sequences:
- a CDS encoding GNAT family N-acetyltransferase, with amino-acid sequence MSINLQPVLENEFIRLQPLQPNDFERLYSVASDPLIWEQHPNKDRYKREVFQTYFEGAMESKGALLLIDKLTGEVAGSSRFYDYNEAENSLLIGYTFIARKFWGKAYNPAMKALMIDHAFQYVDKILFHIGANNIRSQIAIGRIGAVKEKELSVAYHGEPEKLNFEYLLEKEKWLLHKTTNATSVT; translated from the coding sequence ATGAGTATCAACTTACAACCTGTTCTGGAAAATGAATTCATCCGCCTGCAGCCGTTGCAGCCGAATGACTTTGAGCGACTGTATTCCGTAGCGTCTGACCCATTGATCTGGGAGCAGCATCCCAACAAAGACCGTTACAAGCGGGAAGTATTTCAAACCTATTTTGAAGGAGCTATGGAATCAAAAGGAGCTTTGCTGCTCATTGATAAACTCACTGGTGAAGTGGCAGGCAGCTCCCGTTTTTATGATTATAACGAAGCGGAAAATTCATTACTCATCGGTTATACATTTATTGCACGTAAGTTTTGGGGCAAAGCTTATAACCCGGCGATGAAAGCATTAATGATCGATCATGCATTTCAATACGTCGATAAAATTCTTTTTCACATTGGCGCAAATAACATCCGGTCACAAATTGCCATTGGCCGCATTGGTGCAGTGAAGGAGAAAGAACTTTCTGTTGCTTATCATGGCGAACCGGAAAAGCTGAATTTCGAGTACCTGTTAGAAAAAGAAAAATGGCTGTTGCATAAAACAACAAATGCAACCAGTGTTACCTGA
- a CDS encoding MerR family transcriptional regulator: protein MNKPPKPKQKRGRKSLKDMGDEAEFVELPSDEVLGKKLYYSIGEVCDLFHINPSSIRYWETEFSFLKPRKNKKGDRFYNATEIKKIHLIYYLLRFKKYSIEAAKDYLKQHKDDTDVRFELVKSLQQIKQFLLALKADL, encoded by the coding sequence TTGAACAAACCTCCTAAGCCCAAGCAAAAGCGTGGTCGTAAGAGTTTGAAAGATATGGGCGATGAAGCAGAGTTTGTTGAACTGCCATCAGATGAAGTGCTGGGCAAAAAATTATATTACAGTATTGGTGAAGTATGTGATCTGTTTCACATCAACCCTTCTTCGATCCGTTATTGGGAAACTGAATTCAGTTTCCTGAAGCCACGTAAGAATAAAAAAGGAGATCGGTTTTATAATGCAACCGAAATAAAAAAGATCCATCTTATCTATTACCTGCTTCGTTTTAAAAAATACAGCATTGAAGCAGCTAAAGATTATTTAAAGCAACATAAGGATGACACTGATGTGCGCTTTGAATTGGTGAAAAGCTTACAACAGATCAAACAATTTTTGCTGGCACTCAAAGCCGACCTTTAA
- a CDS encoding thioredoxin family protein, which yields MKILAAVVLLFLSINSFSQVQYEVSKDSQNGQKTLKGILSRELLLNDAEFAWMKNDISWYKPNADCVTNLTAVKDTIQLMVFVGTWCEDSQIVFPQLLKMLDQVGFNMKRLTVIGIDRQKTTLGSLTQALGVTKAPTIMVLKGGKEIGRVEEFGKYGIYDKELAEVLVKAK from the coding sequence ATGAAAATCTTAGCAGCAGTCGTACTTCTTTTTTTATCAATCAACAGTTTTTCACAGGTACAATATGAAGTTTCAAAAGATTCGCAAAACGGACAGAAGACGCTCAAAGGCATTTTAAGCCGTGAGTTATTGCTGAACGATGCTGAATTTGCATGGATGAAAAACGACATCAGCTGGTATAAACCAAATGCTGATTGTGTTACAAATCTTACTGCAGTAAAAGACACCATTCAACTGATGGTGTTTGTTGGAACATGGTGTGAAGATTCACAGATCGTATTTCCACAGTTATTGAAAATGCTCGACCAGGTTGGGTTTAACATGAAGCGGTTAACTGTGATTGGTATTGACCGCCAAAAAACAACATTGGGTTCACTTACGCAGGCATTAGGTGTTACCAAAGCACCAACAATTATGGTATTAAAAGGCGGTAAAGAAATTGGTCGTGTGGAAGAATTTGGCAAATACGGCATCTACGATAAAGAACTTGCTGAAGTATTGGTGAAAGCAAAATAA
- a CDS encoding PhzF family phenazine biosynthesis protein produces MQTFFIDTFTGTNCKGNPTVVCLVEEPCENEQCLKLAKQFNVPVTAFVDIVTRQSVLFSIRYFTAAKQIPACGHATLAAAKVLFDLLGKDDISFITVEQIKINARQQEEAILMKYPAYSLSPVNVSTQLLESLQVKEIATASFCAELETLFIELGSAAELRSVKPLYQQLMNSSDTIKEVVLTSVSDDDRFDYMLRSFCPWIGIDEDPVTGSVHSVLAGYWSKRFNKTKLYACQASVEGGEIIVEAGDGFVWIGGRTSLSHAEQAQ; encoded by the coding sequence ATGCAAACCTTTTTCATCGATACGTTTACCGGCACAAACTGTAAGGGTAATCCTACAGTTGTTTGTCTTGTTGAAGAACCTTGCGAAAACGAACAATGCCTGAAACTTGCGAAACAATTTAATGTACCCGTTACGGCTTTTGTAGATATTGTAACAAGGCAAAGCGTTCTTTTTTCAATTCGATATTTTACTGCTGCAAAACAAATACCTGCCTGCGGCCATGCAACATTAGCTGCTGCTAAAGTGTTATTTGATTTACTTGGAAAAGATGACATCAGCTTTATTACTGTTGAGCAAATAAAGATCAATGCAAGACAACAGGAAGAAGCGATACTGATGAAGTATCCTGCTTATTCACTCTCTCCTGTTAATGTGTCGACACAATTATTGGAAAGCTTGCAGGTTAAAGAAATAGCAACTGCGAGTTTTTGTGCTGAATTGGAAACATTGTTTATTGAATTGGGCAGTGCAGCTGAGTTGCGATCAGTGAAGCCGCTCTATCAGCAATTGATGAACAGTAGCGACACTATCAAAGAGGTGGTGCTCACATCCGTTTCTGATGATGACCGTTTTGATTATATGCTTCGTTCGTTTTGTCCGTGGATCGGAATTGATGAAGATCCTGTTACAGGTTCAGTGCATTCGGTGCTTGCTGGCTATTGGTCAAAGCGGTTTAATAAAACAAAACTCTATGCTTGTCAGGCTTCAGTTGAAGGTGGAGAAATAATTGTTGAAGCAGGTGATGGCTTTGTATGGATTGGAGGAAGGACATCACTAAGCCATGCTGAACAAGCACAATAA
- a CDS encoding DHCW motif cupin fold protein → MKLSPFNFQTIDWATIPVEEHKGDSGMAHWQVVMMNDIRIRKVFYSPGYTADHWCKKGHVLYCVSGEMETTLEDGSVFSLTKDTMYIVGDDCEAHRSSTKTGCELFIVD, encoded by the coding sequence ATGAAACTTTCTCCTTTTAATTTTCAAACCATTGACTGGGCTACTATTCCTGTTGAAGAACACAAAGGCGATTCAGGTATGGCTCACTGGCAAGTCGTGATGATGAATGACATACGAATCCGTAAAGTGTTTTACTCTCCAGGCTACACTGCTGATCATTGGTGTAAAAAAGGCCATGTTCTTTATTGTGTAAGTGGAGAAATGGAAACGACACTGGAAGATGGCAGTGTATTTTCGCTCACAAAAGACACGATGTATATTGTTGGTGATGATTGTGAGGCACATCGCTCATCAACAAAAACAGGATGCGAGTTATTTATTGTTGATTAG
- a CDS encoding alpha/beta fold hydrolase produces MKHLFFFLLMGVASVVLKAQSAKTTNTFNQAQLTDVVLKEQYIQLSTGVKLEYVEKGNTKGAPVIFLHGISDSWHSFEKILPLLPESMHAFSVTHRGHGNSSKPVSGYHPKDFAADIAAFIQQKKLGSAFIVGHSMSGIIAQQFALDYPQLLKGVVIVASDPAIKRNPGMPEFYSEVEKMQTAVERSFMVDFQKATLNKPIDSAYFNLLVDESMKMPVIAFKAAFKGLVDVDYVAELKNIKTPVLILWGDADAFFHSGGQELLKKNISHAKYITYKGTGHAIHWEEPLKFAADITEFVNSIRK; encoded by the coding sequence ATGAAGCATTTATTTTTTTTTCTGCTGATGGGTGTCGCTTCAGTTGTATTGAAAGCACAATCAGCTAAAACAACAAATACATTTAATCAGGCACAATTAACGGACGTTGTGCTGAAGGAACAATACATTCAACTCTCAACAGGTGTTAAGCTGGAATATGTAGAAAAGGGAAATACAAAAGGTGCTCCTGTTATTTTTCTGCATGGCATTAGCGATTCATGGCATTCGTTTGAAAAGATATTGCCATTATTACCTGAATCAATGCACGCATTTTCTGTTACACACCGGGGGCATGGTAATTCGTCAAAGCCGGTAAGCGGTTATCATCCAAAAGATTTTGCAGCCGATATCGCCGCATTTATTCAACAAAAGAAATTGGGATCTGCCTTTATTGTTGGTCATTCTATGAGTGGAATTATTGCGCAGCAGTTTGCGTTGGATTATCCGCAACTGTTGAAAGGAGTTGTTATTGTTGCATCCGATCCTGCAATTAAAAGAAATCCCGGGATGCCTGAATTTTATAGTGAAGTTGAGAAAATGCAGACTGCGGTCGAACGTTCATTTATGGTCGACTTTCAAAAAGCAACATTAAATAAACCCATTGATAGTGCATATTTCAATTTACTGGTTGATGAAAGTATGAAAATGCCGGTAATAGCATTCAAGGCTGCATTTAAAGGATTGGTTGATGTTGACTACGTTGCAGAATTGAAGAATATCAAAACACCTGTTCTCATTTTGTGGGGTGATGCTGATGCTTTTTTTCATAGTGGCGGGCAAGAATTGCTGAAGAAAAATATCAGCCATGCAAAATACATTACTTACAAGGGTACTGGACATGCTATTCATTGGGAGGAGCCGCTAAAGTTTGCAGCAGATATTACTGAGTTTGTAAACAGCATCAGGAAATAA
- a CDS encoding response regulator, with protein sequence MSLRIAIFDDNKNIRDSITMLLQTVPEFEVAGSFSNVLDCIEDIRECKPDIVLMDIEMPGMTGIEAVRTIKKEFPQVLILMQTVFEDDDRVFDSICAGASGYLLKNFLNTKLVESINELQYGGSPMSPSIARKVFNRMQQIPQLFKPEEVPDYNLTPREKEVLSCIVDGLSYKMIADKLSISYETVRSHVKKIYEKLHVASLTEVVSKAMKERIV encoded by the coding sequence ATGAGCCTGAGAATAGCCATTTTTGACGACAATAAAAACATTCGTGACAGCATTACCATGTTGTTGCAAACAGTTCCTGAGTTTGAAGTTGCAGGCTCTTTCAGTAATGTATTGGATTGTATAGAAGATATTCGTGAGTGCAAACCAGATATTGTACTGATGGATATTGAGATGCCGGGTATGACGGGCATTGAAGCAGTACGCACAATCAAAAAAGAATTTCCACAAGTATTGATATTGATGCAAACGGTATTTGAAGATGATGACCGTGTGTTTGATTCGATTTGTGCAGGTGCATCAGGTTATCTGCTAAAGAATTTTTTAAACACGAAGCTTGTTGAATCCATCAACGAACTGCAGTATGGCGGTTCGCCGATGAGTCCTTCAATTGCACGCAAGGTGTTTAACCGGATGCAACAGATACCGCAGCTCTTTAAACCGGAAGAAGTGCCGGATTATAATCTCACTCCACGGGAAAAAGAAGTGTTGAGCTGTATTGTTGATGGACTCAGTTATAAAATGATCGCTGATAAACTTTCCATCAGCTATGAAACTGTACGGAGCCATGTAAAAAAGATCTACGAAAAGTTACACGTTGCATCGTTAACCGAAGTGGTGAGTAAAGCGATGAAGGAGCGAATTGTGTAA
- a CDS encoding PDZ domain-containing protein, with translation MKRISVYALAFVAVTQLLTLSASAQDKKEKREKEEKKEQIIIRKKGDKTEKTTIVIEGDKVTVNGKPVEKGDKDIIIHRFDGDDEFVFRSPKVRITAPRGAYRFNHDGNWDQFNSDNFMREFKMNWKSGAFLGVVTEDHDKGALVEEVQKETPAEKAGLQKGDIITKVGDKKIDSPSDLSEAVHAKKPNDEVEISYLRDGKEKKTKVKLGESKGPQGMQNFNFHMPEMPGFGEGQFNFEHLQPRLHGLQDQIRIYQGSGRPKFGATIQDTEEGNGVKVLEVEADSPSAKSGLQKDDVITEVNGKAVKNVAEAREALRTNNEQNLWTVKVLRGGKPVTVEVKIPKKLNKADL, from the coding sequence ATGAAACGTATTTCAGTGTATGCTTTAGCATTTGTAGCCGTTACCCAGTTGCTTACCCTTTCTGCATCGGCTCAGGATAAAAAAGAAAAAAGGGAAAAAGAAGAAAAAAAAGAACAGATCATCATTCGTAAGAAGGGTGATAAAACCGAAAAGACTACCATCGTCATCGAAGGCGATAAAGTCACTGTTAATGGCAAACCGGTTGAAAAAGGCGATAAGGATATCATTATCCATCGTTTTGATGGTGACGATGAGTTTGTATTCCGCTCACCCAAAGTGCGTATAACGGCGCCACGTGGTGCTTATCGATTCAATCATGATGGTAACTGGGATCAGTTCAATAGTGATAATTTCATGAGGGAATTTAAAATGAACTGGAAGAGTGGTGCTTTCCTTGGTGTGGTAACAGAAGACCACGACAAAGGTGCATTGGTGGAAGAAGTACAGAAAGAAACTCCTGCTGAAAAAGCCGGTTTACAAAAAGGCGATATCATTACTAAAGTGGGTGATAAGAAAATTGATTCTCCTTCTGATCTAAGTGAAGCTGTTCACGCCAAAAAACCAAACGATGAAGTTGAGATCAGTTACTTGCGTGATGGAAAAGAGAAGAAAACAAAAGTGAAATTAGGCGAAAGTAAAGGTCCTCAGGGCATGCAGAACTTTAATTTCCATATGCCCGAAATGCCGGGATTTGGTGAAGGCCAGTTCAACTTCGAACACCTGCAACCACGTCTGCATGGTTTACAAGATCAGATCAGAATCTATCAAGGAAGCGGTCGTCCCAAATTTGGCGCTACTATCCAGGATACTGAAGAAGGAAATGGTGTGAAAGTATTGGAAGTAGAGGCAGATTCGCCGTCAGCAAAAAGCGGTTTACAAAAAGATGATGTGATCACTGAAGTAAACGGCAAAGCTGTGAAAAATGTAGCTGAGGCACGTGAAGCATTGCGCACAAACAACGAGCAAAACCTCTGGACCGTAAAAGTTTTACGTGGAGGTAAACCTGTGACCGTGGAAGTAAAGATCCCTAAGAAACTCAACAAAGCAGACCTGTAA
- a CDS encoding vanadium-dependent haloperoxidase, producing MMKKMLLLLTVTASMISACSRNSNPGNTVEKLPNTVVLQWNEIAFKAFDGPVYQHSLMASRINVMMHLAMHDAINAVYPVYQTYAFTGIDKKADVIAAAVSAAHAVLLNEIPAKKDYLDSALNVDLEKIKNPEAKEKGIALGKQAAQAILALRATDGAGADPVGLIQPSEVPGVYNVVPPFNFIFAPFWENVKPFGLQTKNQFRSVAPPALTSQLYTGSFIEVKERGKLNSTTRTADETAYSKFWYEFSEAGWNRVARVAATNKKLNLFEAARLFALVDMALADAYIAGWDSKLHYNFWRPYTAIRAAASDGNDATPADLTWEPSEVTPPIQDYPSTHSALGNAGAAVLAKLLGDNTPFTMTSFTAVPQGSTRSFTSFSQAANENASSRVMAGIHFRFSCNAGQEMGTKIGNWLTDHYLLPKQ from the coding sequence ATGATGAAGAAAATGTTGTTGCTGTTAACTGTTACAGCTTCTATGATCAGTGCCTGTTCCCGTAATAGTAATCCTGGGAATACAGTCGAAAAATTACCGAACACAGTAGTACTTCAATGGAATGAAATTGCCTTCAAAGCTTTTGATGGTCCGGTTTATCAACACTCGTTAATGGCTTCAAGAATTAATGTAATGATGCATCTTGCGATGCATGATGCTATTAATGCGGTATATCCTGTTTATCAAACCTATGCTTTCACAGGTATTGATAAAAAAGCGGATGTTATTGCAGCAGCTGTTTCTGCAGCGCATGCTGTGTTGTTAAATGAAATTCCTGCAAAGAAAGATTATCTTGATTCTGCATTGAATGTGGATCTTGAAAAAATAAAAAATCCTGAAGCAAAAGAAAAAGGAATTGCATTAGGAAAACAGGCGGCACAAGCCATTCTTGCCTTAAGAGCAACAGATGGTGCAGGAGCAGATCCTGTTGGTTTGATCCAACCATCAGAAGTACCGGGTGTTTATAATGTTGTTCCTCCCTTCAATTTTATTTTTGCACCTTTTTGGGAAAATGTAAAACCGTTTGGTTTACAAACGAAGAATCAATTCCGTTCTGTTGCACCTCCTGCATTAACAAGTCAGTTGTATACCGGTAGTTTTATTGAAGTGAAAGAACGTGGTAAGCTGAACAGCACTACACGTACAGCTGATGAAACAGCTTATTCAAAATTCTGGTATGAGTTTTCTGAAGCAGGCTGGAATCGTGTTGCACGAGTAGCAGCTACCAATAAAAAACTCAACCTGTTTGAAGCAGCACGTTTGTTTGCTTTGGTGGATATGGCGTTGGCTGATGCATACATTGCAGGCTGGGACTCAAAACTTCATTATAATTTCTGGCGTCCATACACTGCAATCCGTGCAGCAGCCAGTGATGGTAACGATGCTACACCTGCAGATCTTACATGGGAGCCATCTGAAGTAACGCCACCTATCCAGGATTATCCATCAACACACAGCGCATTAGGAAATGCAGGTGCGGCTGTCTTAGCAAAGTTGCTTGGTGATAACACGCCTTTTACCATGACTTCTTTTACAGCAGTACCACAGGGAAGCACAAGAAGCTTTACAAGTTTCAGCCAGGCTGCTAATGAAAATGCATCATCAAGAGTGATGGCAGGCATTCACTTTCGTTTTTCATGTAATGCAGGACAGGAGATGGGTACAAAGATCGGTAACTGGTTAACAGATCATTACCTGTTACCAAAACAATAG
- the alaS gene encoding alanine--tRNA ligase yields the protein MMTAAEIRQKYLDFFASKKHQIVPSAPIVVKNDPTLLFTNAGMNQFKDYFLGNRKPEHTRVADTQKCLRVSGKHNDLEEVGVDTYHHTMFEMLGNWSFGDYFKKEAIAWSWELLADVYGIPKDRLYVTVFEGDEKENIPKDEEAWNEWKKVIAEDRILLGNKKDNFWEMGDTGPCGPCTEIHVDCRNDEERKLVDGKTLVNNDHPQVIEIWNNVFIQFNRLKDGSLEPLPAKHVDTGMGFERLTRVLQNKQSNYDTDIFTGTIAEVEKIVGKKYTAGDDKESVAFRVLADHIRAICFTIADGQLPSNTGAGYVIRRILRRAVRYYYSYLGYKQPLLHQLLPTLAAQFEKVFPELKAQESFVQKVVKEEEDAFLRTLDKGLKRIDDIINVTKGKLIDGKAAFELFDTFGFPIDLTRLIASEQSLSVDEAGFDKEMQQQKERSRAATTIDTEDWFEVVPNNSVEFVGYTTTEANSKVVKYRKVNIKGKASFQIVLDKTPFYAESGGQVGDTGELSFDGEVAIVTDTKKENDLIIHFIDQLPINMSAVVSAKVNAERRKKIAVHHSATHLMHAALRKVLGTHVAQKGSLVNEEYLRFDFSHFAKMTDEEIAKVEALVNEKIRANIPVVIKEMPKDDAIALGAMALFGEKYADIVRVVIMDENYSIELCGGTHVGSTGELGFFKITSEAAVAAGVRRVEAFTGFAAEQYVNSEFESIRAIRGLLKNPKELSKSIENLQTENSELKKKLEKLEARQLVVLRNELLQKDEIINNVTFIGDIIEVSNADALKKICFDLKTNLNDYVAVLCANIDGKPFVALGISDTVAAAKNLDAGKIIKEHIAPLIKGGGGGQKNLATAGGQDASNLQQVIEKVKGLL from the coding sequence ATGATGACTGCCGCTGAAATAAGACAGAAATATTTAGATTTTTTTGCTTCAAAAAAGCACCAGATCGTTCCCTCGGCACCGATAGTAGTGAAGAATGATCCTACTTTACTGTTCACCAACGCAGGGATGAACCAGTTCAAGGATTATTTCCTCGGCAACAGGAAACCTGAGCACACCCGTGTGGCCGATACACAAAAATGTTTGCGTGTTAGCGGTAAGCATAACGATCTCGAAGAAGTAGGTGTTGATACCTATCACCACACCATGTTTGAAATGCTGGGCAACTGGAGCTTTGGCGATTATTTCAAGAAAGAAGCCATTGCATGGAGTTGGGAACTGTTGGCCGATGTGTATGGCATTCCGAAAGATCGTTTATACGTAACCGTGTTTGAAGGTGATGAAAAAGAAAATATTCCGAAAGATGAAGAAGCATGGAATGAATGGAAGAAAGTGATTGCTGAAGACAGAATTCTGTTAGGGAATAAGAAAGATAATTTCTGGGAGATGGGTGATACGGGTCCATGTGGCCCTTGTACTGAAATACATGTGGATTGCAGAAACGATGAAGAACGCAAACTCGTTGATGGAAAAACATTGGTGAATAATGATCATCCGCAAGTGATCGAGATATGGAACAATGTATTCATTCAATTCAATCGCCTGAAAGATGGTTCACTTGAGCCATTACCTGCCAAACATGTGGATACAGGAATGGGTTTTGAACGTTTAACCCGTGTATTACAAAACAAACAAAGCAATTACGACACAGATATTTTCACCGGTACTATTGCTGAAGTAGAAAAGATCGTTGGTAAAAAATATACTGCAGGCGATGATAAGGAAAGCGTTGCTTTTCGTGTGTTAGCAGATCATATCCGTGCTATTTGTTTCACTATTGCCGATGGTCAATTACCAAGCAATACCGGTGCAGGTTATGTTATCCGCAGGATTTTAAGAAGGGCAGTTCGTTACTATTATTCTTATCTCGGTTATAAACAACCTTTGTTACATCAACTCTTACCGACATTGGCTGCACAGTTCGAAAAAGTATTCCCTGAATTAAAAGCACAGGAAAGTTTTGTGCAGAAAGTAGTGAAGGAAGAAGAGGATGCATTTTTACGTACGCTCGATAAAGGATTAAAAAGGATCGATGATATTATTAACGTTACGAAAGGAAAACTGATCGATGGTAAAGCGGCGTTTGAATTGTTTGATACGTTTGGTTTCCCCATTGATCTGACAAGATTGATCGCATCCGAACAATCATTGTCGGTAGATGAAGCAGGCTTTGATAAGGAAATGCAGCAACAGAAAGAACGCAGTCGTGCTGCAACAACTATTGATACGGAAGACTGGTTTGAAGTTGTACCAAACAATTCAGTCGAGTTTGTTGGTTATACAACAACAGAAGCAAACAGCAAAGTGGTGAAATACCGGAAGGTGAACATCAAAGGGAAGGCATCTTTTCAGATCGTTTTAGATAAAACACCTTTCTATGCAGAAAGTGGCGGACAGGTGGGTGATACGGGTGAGTTGAGTTTTGATGGTGAAGTAGCAATCGTAACTGATACAAAGAAAGAAAACGATCTTATCATTCATTTCATTGATCAGTTACCGATAAACATGTCGGCTGTTGTATCTGCAAAAGTGAATGCCGAGCGTAGAAAAAAAATCGCAGTACATCACTCAGCCACTCACTTAATGCATGCTGCTTTGCGTAAAGTATTGGGCACACATGTTGCTCAGAAAGGTAGTTTGGTAAATGAGGAATACCTGCGTTTCGATTTTTCACACTTTGCAAAAATGACCGATGAAGAAATTGCAAAAGTGGAAGCATTGGTAAATGAAAAAATAAGAGCAAACATTCCGGTTGTAATAAAAGAAATGCCAAAGGATGATGCAATTGCATTAGGTGCAATGGCTTTGTTCGGTGAAAAATATGCTGATATAGTGCGTGTGGTCATTATGGATGAAAACTATTCAATAGAATTATGCGGTGGTACGCATGTTGGTTCAACAGGTGAATTGGGATTCTTCAAAATAACATCCGAAGCTGCAGTTGCTGCAGGTGTTCGTCGTGTGGAAGCGTTTACAGGTTTTGCAGCGGAACAATATGTAAATTCAGAATTTGAGTCGATTCGTGCAATTCGTGGTTTATTAAAAAATCCAAAAGAGCTCAGCAAGTCAATTGAAAATCTGCAGACAGAAAACAGTGAACTGAAAAAGAAACTGGAAAAACTTGAAGCACGTCAACTCGTTGTGTTGCGTAATGAACTTTTGCAGAAAGATGAGATCATCAACAATGTTACGTTCATCGGAGATATTATTGAAGTAAGTAATGCAGATGCATTGAAGAAGATCTGTTTCGATCTCAAAACAAATCTCAACGATTATGTGGCTGTGCTTTGTGCGAACATCGACGGTAAACCATTTGTTGCTCTTGGTATAAGTGATACAGTTGCAGCTGCAAAAAATCTTGATGCAGGAAAGATCATTAAAGAACATATTGCTCCATTGATCAAAGGTGGTGGCGGTGGACAAAAAAACCTGGCAACTGCCGGTGGTCAAGATGCCAGCAACCTGCAACAGGTGATTGAAAAAGTAAAAGGATTATTATAG
- a CDS encoding M23 family metallopeptidase: MKKVKYFYNTNTLRYEKLVTPLRVKLLRVFSFLAAVTVAGFLFMQISYRYFPSANEQRLRNENNRIKDNYSILSGEIKRMNQELREIEKRDNQVYRSIFEASPIPDSARAKMMEKQAEDRLIASLSEDELNTTILQQINTLRNRIYAQNISFNAIDGMIKNKEALLAATPAIQPVSNKELSRLASGFGYRIDPVYKTTKFHAGLDFAAPQGTPIYATADGIVTLAGNTANGYGNHVVINHGYGYETLYGHMVRVKARRGQKIRRGEVIGWVGSTGKSTGPHLHYEVHKNGRDLDPIYFFYNDLTPEQFDRMLKIAATGNQSFD, translated from the coding sequence ATGAAGAAAGTAAAGTATTTCTACAATACAAATACGCTCCGGTATGAGAAACTGGTGACGCCCCTGCGGGTAAAACTGCTGCGGGTGTTTAGTTTTTTGGCGGCTGTTACGGTGGCGGGCTTTCTTTTTATGCAGATCTCCTATCGCTATTTCCCATCGGCCAACGAGCAACGGTTACGGAATGAGAATAACCGCATAAAGGATAATTACAGCATCTTGAGTGGAGAGATCAAGCGGATGAACCAGGAACTCCGTGAAATTGAAAAACGGGATAACCAGGTGTATCGTTCCATTTTTGAAGCAAGTCCTATTCCTGACAGCGCAAGAGCCAAGATGATGGAAAAACAGGCAGAAGATCGCTTGATTGCAAGCCTTAGTGAAGATGAACTCAACACAACCATTCTTCAGCAGATCAATACCCTTCGCAACAGGATCTATGCACAAAATATTTCGTTCAATGCAATTGACGGGATGATCAAAAACAAAGAAGCATTATTGGCTGCAACACCCGCAATTCAACCGGTGAGCAACAAAGAATTATCGAGACTAGCTTCGGGCTTTGGTTATCGTATCGATCCTGTTTATAAAACAACAAAATTTCATGCTGGTCTCGACTTTGCCGCACCGCAAGGCACACCTATTTATGCAACGGCCGATGGTATTGTAACGCTTGCCGGTAATACAGCCAATGGTTATGGTAACCATGTTGTGATCAACCATGGTTATGGCTATGAAACATTGTATGGTCACATGGTGCGTGTGAAAGCAAGAAGAGGACAAAAGATTCGCCGTGGTGAAGTAATTGGCTGGGTGGGTAGTACCGGGAAAAGTACTGGCCCTCATTTGCATTACGAAGTACATAAAAATGGCCGTGATCTCGATCCTATCTATTTCTTTTATAATGATCTCACGCCTGAACAATTTGATCGTATGCTCAAGATAGCGGCAACGGGTAATCAGAGCTTCGATTAA
- a CDS encoding lipocalin family protein — MRLLFMILVIVAASCKKQTAKPVEENNSFKLLTKKAWILNAVGFDDNTNGIVEAGENQIKDCESDNSYLFHPSGNGTFSDNAKACDIPGDSNFSWSLSGDSVLTISHQKMFVLKLNETEMILQPDLPWLTSKFLLTYRR; from the coding sequence ATGCGATTACTTTTTATGATACTGGTCATTGTTGCCGCAAGTTGTAAAAAGCAAACAGCTAAACCGGTAGAAGAGAATAACAGTTTCAAGTTGCTTACAAAGAAAGCATGGATATTAAATGCAGTTGGATTTGACGATAATACCAATGGTATTGTCGAAGCTGGTGAAAATCAGATAAAGGATTGCGAGAGCGATAACAGTTACCTTTTTCATCCTTCAGGCAACGGGACTTTTTCTGATAATGCAAAAGCATGTGATATTCCGGGTGATAGTAATTTCAGCTGGAGTCTTTCTGGTGATTCTGTTCTCACTATCAGTCATCAAAAAATGTTTGTGCTGAAGTTGAATGAAACGGAAATGATCCTTCAACCTGATTTGCCATGGCTTACCAGCAAATTCCTGTTGACATACAGACGATGA